A section of the Drosophila subobscura isolate 14011-0131.10 chromosome A, UCBerk_Dsub_1.0, whole genome shotgun sequence genome encodes:
- the LOC117892867 gene encoding protein strawberry notch isoform X2, translated as MTSKKRKAILDGVDDDDDNFDEEDSGSDFDDDEDPDLIEVPGGGRDLNTAVTYAQNIRSGAGVTKAPASGNSNSSSSDTKTITITNHNNNNKPTSLLRTNNNNISSSSNYNKIGNNNGIILAARPGGAAIVKTVAAGGAAAAGGAAAAAAGAGAGAGGGAGIVGLELTSKGGVPIIARKIGLENSLNNMPKKLNNTVTVSYAGGGAGSGAAGGALPVVRPFKGAITKPQASATAAAGGAATAGTKANTSMMAAVQKLIAMNPEYLTSGIPNNVFQMFMQSMKRTPSPATPTMSSPSPGSIPMSMSMSMSMQQSMQQAHAQAQANAAAASAAAAAAFVQQEEDEVDYEEMGVAETYADYWPAKLKLGKKHPDAVVETASLSSVEPCDVYYKMSIPNDTISTGQLSALQLESITYASQAHDHLLPDGSRAGFLIGDGAGVGKGRTIAGIIYENFLKGRKKALWISVSNDLKYDAQRDLIDIGASRIGVHPLNKFKYAKISSDVNNNVKRGVIFSTYSALIGESNNKTGKYRSRFRQLLQWCGEDFEGLIIFDECHKAKNLCPVGSGKPTKTGQTVLELQQKLPKARVVYASATGASEPKNMAYMVRLGLWGQGTAFGNFNDFITAVERRGVGAMEIVAMDMKLRGMYIARQLSFKGVSFKIEEVPLTKEFRKIYDQSVELWVEAMQKFTEAAELIDAESRMKKTMWGQFWSSHQRFFKYLCIAAKVNHAVLVARESIKYGKCVVIGLQSTGEARTLDQLERDDGELTDFVSTAKGVFQSFVERHFPAPDRNRINRILGLYDDTPTPLSSVTESAAAAAANNNNNGKNGGRGKRKGGGGVQAKASQKKKKMSAGAWQMSDSDEEAAHTPSRDFGANSNSDSEGANSDEAYAEEEDEDEEDEDDEDAEEENDRDSDRRSVASDASSDFNPFFSGSDSDIDPWVNARSKKPTKKAQKKVKKKVKKEKKESQPASSATSTTTTPATATTTGSDASASASASSSSVMSAAVVAALTAAKTRKSQQSTQDKIQDLLQKKQELKGTVTPVGVNGVKLNYGPPPKDAIERACTMKEELLRKIERLGSRLPPNTLDQLIDELGGPDNVAEMTGRRGRVVQNDDGSIQYESRTEADVPLETLNITEKQRFMDGQKDVAIISEAASSGISLQSDRRVFNQRRRVHITLELPWSADRAIQQFGRTHRSNQVNAPEYIFLISDLAGERRFASTVAKRLESLGALTHGDRRATETRDLSQFNIDNKYGRQALETVMRTIMGYEAPLVPPPTDYNGEFFKDIAGALVGVGIIVNSESHPGVLSLDKDYNNISKFLNRILGCPVDLQNRLFKYFTDTMTAIIQQAKRGGRFDLGIVDLGAAGENVIRVRLIRFMRKHATGVAPTELHTVRVERGMIWQEAIDKYADLFNDNEGFYLSHQLRNQKRTAILVVVLEQQPPRNSSSSSSSTTDTDGGSSNSKKKKARTKREIMCQIYRPNTGLQVRHESLFELEKKYRKVDSEEAETHWTEQYDASVNTCSHAYWNGNCRNVSLGNDCEVGLRQRLYHVLAGSVLSVWGRVEHILNTRSNSKMQVIRMKTTEGEKIVGTMIPKSCFDLLMNDLSSDSEKKEELNF; from the exons ACATCGAAAAAGCGGAAAGCAATTTTGGACggcgtcgacgacgacgacgacaattTTGATGAAGAGGACTCTGGCTCCGATTTTGACGATGATGAAGATCCAGATCTAATAGAAGTGCCTG GTGGCGGTCGCGATCTGAATACAGCTGTTACCTATGCCCAGAACATACGGAGCGGTGCGGGCGTAACGAAGGCTCCAGcgagtggcaacagcaacagtagcagcagcgataCCAAAACCATAACCATTAccaatcacaacaacaacaacaagcccACTTCTCTGCTGCgaaccaataataataatatcagcagcagcagcaattacaATAAGATTGGCAATAATAACGGCATCATATTGGCCGCCAGACCGGGAGGAGCAGCAATAGTGaaaacagtagcagcaggaggagcggcggcagcaggaggcgcggcggcagcagcagctggagctggagcaggagcaggaggaggagctggtaTTGTGGGTCTAGAACTGACGTCTAAAGGAGGAGTACCGATAATAGCCAGAAAAATAGGATTAGAGAATAGTTTAAACAATATGCCAAAGAAATTGAATAACACAGTGACGG TGAGCTATGCTGGCGGCGGTGCTGGCTCAGGTGCAGCTGGAGGTGCCCTGCCGGTGGTGCGTCCCTTCAAGGGAGCCATTACCAAGCCGCAAGCGAGTgcgaccgcagcagcaggaggagcagcaactgcCGGCACCAAGGCCAACACATCAATGATGGCGGCTGTCCAGAAGCTGATTGCCATGAATCCGGAATATCTGACCAGCGGCATACCCAACAATGTGTTCCAGATGTTCATGCAATCGATGAAGCGTACACCCTCGCCAGCCACCCCCACGATGTCCAGTCCCAGCCCCGGCTCCATTCcgatgtccatgtccatgtccatgtcgatGCAGCAGTCCATGCAGcaggcccatgcccaggcccaggccaatgcagcagcagcttcggccgccgcagcggctgcctttgtgcagcaggaggaggatgaagtGGACTACGAGGAGATGGGTGTGGCCGAGACATATGCCGATTATTGGCCAGCTAAAT TGAAGCTGGGCAAAAAGCATCCCGATGCTGTGGTGGAGACCGCTTCTCTCAGCTCTGTGGAGCCCTGCGATGTCTACTACAAGATGTCGATACCCAACGACACGATCAGCACGGGACAGCTGAGTGCCCTGCAGCTGGAGTCGATAACTTATGCCTCGCAGGCGCACGATCATCTGCTGCCGGATGGCAGTCGTGCTGGCTTCCTTATTGGCGATGGCGCTGGTGTGGGCAAGGGTCGCACCATTGCGGGCATCATCTACGAGAACTTTCTCAAGGGGCGCAAGAAGGCGCTGTGGATATCGGTTTCGAATGATCTTAAGTACGATGCACAGCGAGATCTGATCGATATTGGCGCCTCGCGTATTGGTGTACATCCATTGAATAAA TTTAAGTACGCGAAAATCAGCTCCGATGTGAACAACAATGTCAAACGCGGAGTCATCTTCAGCACGTATTCGGCGCTCATTGGTGAATCGAACAACAAGACGGGCAAGTATCGTTCTCGCTTCCGCCAACTGTTGCAGTGGTGTGGCGAGGATTTTGAGGGTCTAATCATCTTCGATGAGTGCCACAAGGCCAAGAATCTGTGTCCGGTGGGCTCCGGCAAGCCCACAAAAACCGGACAAACGGTCCTCGAGCTGCAGCAAAAGTTGCCCAAGGCCCGTGTTGTCTATGCCTCAGCGACGGGCGCTTCGGAGCCCAAAAACATGGCCTATATGGTGCGCCTGGGACTGTGGGGCCAGGGCACAGCCTTTGGCAATTTCAATGATTTTATCACAGCAGTTGAGCGACG CGGCGTCGGGGCCATGGAAATCGTTGCCATGGACATGAAGCTGCGCGGCATGTACATTGCCCGTCAGCTGAGCTTCAAGGGTGTCAGCTTCAAGATCGAGGAGGTGCCACTCACCAAGGAATTCCGGAAGATCTACGATCAGTCCGTGGAGCTCTGGGTGGAGGCCATGCAAAAGTTTACAGAGGCCGCCGAACTGATCGATGCCGAGAGTCGCATGAAGAAGACCATGTGGGGACAGTTCTGGTCATCGCATCAGCGCTTCTTCAAGTATCTGTGCATTGCGGCCAAGGTCAATCATGCGGTGCTGGTGGCCCGCGAGTCCATCAAGTATGGCAAGTGTGTGGTCATCGGTCTGCAGTCGACGGGTGAGGCCCGAACTCTCGATCAATTGGAGCGCGATGACGGGGAGCTCACGGACTTTGTTTCGACAGCCAA AGGTGTTTTCCAGTCGTTTGTCGAGCGACATTTCCCGGCGCCCGATCGCAATCGCATCAATCGCATTCTCGGCCTCTACGATGACACACCGACGCCTCTGTCTTCCGTCACGGAGAgtgccgcagccgccgctgccaacaacaacaacaatggcaagaACGGCGGACGAGGCAAGCGGAagggcggcggcggtgtcCAGGCCAAGGCGTcgcagaagaaaaagaaaatgagcGCCGGCGCATGGCAAATgagcgacagcgacgaggAGGCAGCCCACACGCCCAGTCGAGACTTTGGCGCCAACTCGAATAGCGACAGCGAGGGAGCCAACAGCGACGAGGCCTatgccgaggaggaggacgaggacgaggaggatgaggacgatgaGGATGCCGAGGAGGAGAACGATCGGGACAGCGATCGCAGGAGCGTGGCCAGTGATGCCAGCTCCGATTTCAATCCGTTCttcagtggcagcgacagcgacattGATCCCTGGGTGAATGCGCGCAGCAAGAAGCCCACCAAGAAGGCCCAGAAGAAGGTCAAGAAGAAGGtgaagaaggaaaagaaggAATCCCAGCCAGCCTCCagcgccaccagcaccaccaccacacccgcaacagcaacaacaactggcagcgatgccagtgccagtgccagtgccagcagcagttctGTTATGTCCGCCGCTGTGGTTGCCGCTCTGACGGCGGCCAAGACACGCAAGTCGCAGCAATCAACTCAGGACAAGATCCAGGATCTGCTGCAGAAGAAGCAAGAGCTCAAGGGCACCGTCACGCCCGTGGGCGTCAATGGGGTAAAGCTGAACTACGGCCCACCGCCCAAGGATGCCATCGAGCGGGCCTGCACCatgaaggaggagctgctgcgcaagATTGAGCGTCTCGGCTCCCGCCTGCCACCGAACACACTCGATCAGCTGATCGACGAACTCGGCGGACCCGACAACGTCGCCGAAATGACAGGCCGTCGGGGCCGTGTCGTCCAGAATGACGATGGCTCCATACAGTACGAGTCGCGCACAGAGGCCGATGTGCCGCTGGAGACGCTAAACATTACGGAGAAGCAGCGCTTCATGGATGGCCAAAAGGATGTGGCCATCATCTCGGAGGCCGCCTCCAGCGGCATATCCCTGCAGAGCGATCGTCGGGTGTTCAATCAGCGTCGGCGTGTTCACATTACCCTGGAGCTGCCGTGGTCCGCCGACCGGGCCATTCAGCAATTTGGCCGCACCCATCGTTCCAATCAGGTGAATGCCCCCGAGTATATTTTCCTCATTTCGGATCTGGCCGGTGAGCGACGTTTCGCCTCGACAGTGGCCAAGCGCCTGGAGTCACTCGGGGCGCTCACCCACGGCGATCGTCGGGCCACCGAGACGCGTGACTTGTCCCAGTTCAACATTGACAACAAGTACGGCCGTCAGGCGCTCGAGACGGTGATGCGCACGATTATGGGCTACGAGGCGCCGCTTGTGCCGCCGCCCACCGACTACAATGGCGAGTTCTTCAAGGACATTGCTGGGGCCTTGGTCGGTGTGGGCATCATTGTGAACAGCGAGAGCCATCCGGGCGTACTCAGTCTGGACAAGGACTACAATAACATATCAAAGTTTCTCAATCGCATTCTCGGCTGTCCCGTGGATCTGCAGAATCGTTTGTTCAAGTATTTCACCGACACCATGACGGCCATCATACAGCAGGCGAAGCGTGGCGGTCGCTTCGATTTGGGCATTGTGG ATTTGGGCGCTGCTGGGGAGAATGTGATTCGTGTGCGTTTGATACGTTTTATGCGCAAACATGCCACCGGTGTGGCACCCACAGAGCTGCACACGGTGCGCGTGGAACGTGGCATGATCTGGCAGGAGGCCATCGACAA ATATGCCGATCTGTTCAACGACAATGAGGGCTTCTATTTGTCACATCAGCTCCGTAACCAGAAGCGCACAGCCATACTGGTCGTTGTGCTggaacagcagccgccacgtaacagcagcagcagcagcagcagcaccaccgatACGgatggtggcagcagcaacagcaagaagaAAAAGGCTCGCACCAAGAGGGAGATTATGTGCCAGATCTATAGACCCAATACGGGCCTGCAGGTGCGCCACGAATCGCTCTTTGAGCTGGAGAAAAAGTACAGAAAGGTGGACAGCGAAGAGGCGGAGACCCACTGGACAGAGCAGTATGATGCCTCGGTGAACACGTGCTCGCACGCCTATTGGAATGGCAATTGTCGGAATGTGAGCCTCGGCAACGATTGTGAG GTGGGCCTCAGGCAGCGGCTGTACCATGTGCTGGCCGGATCGGTGCTGTCAGTTTGGGGACGTGTCGAGCACATATTGAATACACGTTccaacagcaaaatgcaagTGATACGCATGAAGACGACCGAGGGCGAGAAAATTGTGGGCACCATGATACCAAAATCATGTTTCGATCTCCTGATGAACGATCTGAGTAGCGATTccgagaagaaggaggagttAAACTTctaa
- the LOC117892867 gene encoding protein strawberry notch isoform X1 yields the protein MTSKKRKAILDGVDDDDDNFDEEDSGSDFDDDEDPDLIEVPGGGRDLNTAVTYAQNIRSGAGVTKAPASGNSNSSSSDTKTITITNHNNNNKPTSLLRTNNNNISSSSNYNKIGNNNGIILAARPGGAAIVKTVAAGGAAAAGGAAAAAAGAGAGAGGGAGIVGLELTSKGGVPIIARKIGLENSLNNMPKKLNNTVTAIGPTLPSAARTSSSVSGTGTVTPSPSPTPHINTGTGGGGGGSASSYLSSGAGSYLNSLSTNELMNLAAYVASKGGSASPSPSHSHSSTSTSTSSSSGGGGATNFYASAMGAGGGSGSGSGSGSGSGASAASFNMAASLLAQMSYAGGGAGSGAAGGALPVVRPFKGAITKPQASATAAAGGAATAGTKANTSMMAAVQKLIAMNPEYLTSGIPNNVFQMFMQSMKRTPSPATPTMSSPSPGSIPMSMSMSMSMQQSMQQAHAQAQANAAAASAAAAAAFVQQEEDEVDYEEMGVAETYADYWPAKLKLGKKHPDAVVETASLSSVEPCDVYYKMSIPNDTISTGQLSALQLESITYASQAHDHLLPDGSRAGFLIGDGAGVGKGRTIAGIIYENFLKGRKKALWISVSNDLKYDAQRDLIDIGASRIGVHPLNKFKYAKISSDVNNNVKRGVIFSTYSALIGESNNKTGKYRSRFRQLLQWCGEDFEGLIIFDECHKAKNLCPVGSGKPTKTGQTVLELQQKLPKARVVYASATGASEPKNMAYMVRLGLWGQGTAFGNFNDFITAVERRGVGAMEIVAMDMKLRGMYIARQLSFKGVSFKIEEVPLTKEFRKIYDQSVELWVEAMQKFTEAAELIDAESRMKKTMWGQFWSSHQRFFKYLCIAAKVNHAVLVARESIKYGKCVVIGLQSTGEARTLDQLERDDGELTDFVSTAKGVFQSFVERHFPAPDRNRINRILGLYDDTPTPLSSVTESAAAAAANNNNNGKNGGRGKRKGGGGVQAKASQKKKKMSAGAWQMSDSDEEAAHTPSRDFGANSNSDSEGANSDEAYAEEEDEDEEDEDDEDAEEENDRDSDRRSVASDASSDFNPFFSGSDSDIDPWVNARSKKPTKKAQKKVKKKVKKEKKESQPASSATSTTTTPATATTTGSDASASASASSSSVMSAAVVAALTAAKTRKSQQSTQDKIQDLLQKKQELKGTVTPVGVNGVKLNYGPPPKDAIERACTMKEELLRKIERLGSRLPPNTLDQLIDELGGPDNVAEMTGRRGRVVQNDDGSIQYESRTEADVPLETLNITEKQRFMDGQKDVAIISEAASSGISLQSDRRVFNQRRRVHITLELPWSADRAIQQFGRTHRSNQVNAPEYIFLISDLAGERRFASTVAKRLESLGALTHGDRRATETRDLSQFNIDNKYGRQALETVMRTIMGYEAPLVPPPTDYNGEFFKDIAGALVGVGIIVNSESHPGVLSLDKDYNNISKFLNRILGCPVDLQNRLFKYFTDTMTAIIQQAKRGGRFDLGIVDLGAAGENVIRVRLIRFMRKHATGVAPTELHTVRVERGMIWQEAIDKYADLFNDNEGFYLSHQLRNQKRTAILVVVLEQQPPRNSSSSSSSTTDTDGGSSNSKKKKARTKREIMCQIYRPNTGLQVRHESLFELEKKYRKVDSEEAETHWTEQYDASVNTCSHAYWNGNCRNVSLGNDCEVGLRQRLYHVLAGSVLSVWGRVEHILNTRSNSKMQVIRMKTTEGEKIVGTMIPKSCFDLLMNDLSSDSEKKEELNF from the exons ACATCGAAAAAGCGGAAAGCAATTTTGGACggcgtcgacgacgacgacgacaattTTGATGAAGAGGACTCTGGCTCCGATTTTGACGATGATGAAGATCCAGATCTAATAGAAGTGCCTG GTGGCGGTCGCGATCTGAATACAGCTGTTACCTATGCCCAGAACATACGGAGCGGTGCGGGCGTAACGAAGGCTCCAGcgagtggcaacagcaacagtagcagcagcgataCCAAAACCATAACCATTAccaatcacaacaacaacaacaagcccACTTCTCTGCTGCgaaccaataataataatatcagcagcagcagcaattacaATAAGATTGGCAATAATAACGGCATCATATTGGCCGCCAGACCGGGAGGAGCAGCAATAGTGaaaacagtagcagcaggaggagcggcggcagcaggaggcgcggcggcagcagcagctggagctggagcaggagcaggaggaggagctggtaTTGTGGGTCTAGAACTGACGTCTAAAGGAGGAGTACCGATAATAGCCAGAAAAATAGGATTAGAGAATAGTTTAAACAATATGCCAAAGAAATTGAATAACACAGTGACGG CCATTGGCCCCACTCTACCATCCGCAGCGAGGACCAGCAGCTCGGTCTCGGGCACGGGCACCGTTacgcccagccccagccctacGCCTCACATCAATACGGGGACAGGCGGTGGGGGTGGTGGGTCTGCCAGCAGCTACCTGAGCAGCGGCGCCGGCAGCTACCTGAACAGCCTCTCCACCAACGAACTGATGAATCTCGCCGCCTACGTGGCCTCCAAGGGTGGCAGTGCCTCGCCATCGCCCTCGCACTCACACTCCTCCACATCCACCTCCACCTCGTCCTCCAGTGGCGGCGGTGGGGCCACCAACTTCTATGCGTCAGCGATGGGtgctggcggtggcagtggcagtggcagtgggagtgggagcgggagtgGTGCCTCTGCCGCTAGTTTCAATATGGCCGCGTCTTTACTGGCGCAGA TGAGCTATGCTGGCGGCGGTGCTGGCTCAGGTGCAGCTGGAGGTGCCCTGCCGGTGGTGCGTCCCTTCAAGGGAGCCATTACCAAGCCGCAAGCGAGTgcgaccgcagcagcaggaggagcagcaactgcCGGCACCAAGGCCAACACATCAATGATGGCGGCTGTCCAGAAGCTGATTGCCATGAATCCGGAATATCTGACCAGCGGCATACCCAACAATGTGTTCCAGATGTTCATGCAATCGATGAAGCGTACACCCTCGCCAGCCACCCCCACGATGTCCAGTCCCAGCCCCGGCTCCATTCcgatgtccatgtccatgtccatgtcgatGCAGCAGTCCATGCAGcaggcccatgcccaggcccaggccaatgcagcagcagcttcggccgccgcagcggctgcctttgtgcagcaggaggaggatgaagtGGACTACGAGGAGATGGGTGTGGCCGAGACATATGCCGATTATTGGCCAGCTAAAT TGAAGCTGGGCAAAAAGCATCCCGATGCTGTGGTGGAGACCGCTTCTCTCAGCTCTGTGGAGCCCTGCGATGTCTACTACAAGATGTCGATACCCAACGACACGATCAGCACGGGACAGCTGAGTGCCCTGCAGCTGGAGTCGATAACTTATGCCTCGCAGGCGCACGATCATCTGCTGCCGGATGGCAGTCGTGCTGGCTTCCTTATTGGCGATGGCGCTGGTGTGGGCAAGGGTCGCACCATTGCGGGCATCATCTACGAGAACTTTCTCAAGGGGCGCAAGAAGGCGCTGTGGATATCGGTTTCGAATGATCTTAAGTACGATGCACAGCGAGATCTGATCGATATTGGCGCCTCGCGTATTGGTGTACATCCATTGAATAAA TTTAAGTACGCGAAAATCAGCTCCGATGTGAACAACAATGTCAAACGCGGAGTCATCTTCAGCACGTATTCGGCGCTCATTGGTGAATCGAACAACAAGACGGGCAAGTATCGTTCTCGCTTCCGCCAACTGTTGCAGTGGTGTGGCGAGGATTTTGAGGGTCTAATCATCTTCGATGAGTGCCACAAGGCCAAGAATCTGTGTCCGGTGGGCTCCGGCAAGCCCACAAAAACCGGACAAACGGTCCTCGAGCTGCAGCAAAAGTTGCCCAAGGCCCGTGTTGTCTATGCCTCAGCGACGGGCGCTTCGGAGCCCAAAAACATGGCCTATATGGTGCGCCTGGGACTGTGGGGCCAGGGCACAGCCTTTGGCAATTTCAATGATTTTATCACAGCAGTTGAGCGACG CGGCGTCGGGGCCATGGAAATCGTTGCCATGGACATGAAGCTGCGCGGCATGTACATTGCCCGTCAGCTGAGCTTCAAGGGTGTCAGCTTCAAGATCGAGGAGGTGCCACTCACCAAGGAATTCCGGAAGATCTACGATCAGTCCGTGGAGCTCTGGGTGGAGGCCATGCAAAAGTTTACAGAGGCCGCCGAACTGATCGATGCCGAGAGTCGCATGAAGAAGACCATGTGGGGACAGTTCTGGTCATCGCATCAGCGCTTCTTCAAGTATCTGTGCATTGCGGCCAAGGTCAATCATGCGGTGCTGGTGGCCCGCGAGTCCATCAAGTATGGCAAGTGTGTGGTCATCGGTCTGCAGTCGACGGGTGAGGCCCGAACTCTCGATCAATTGGAGCGCGATGACGGGGAGCTCACGGACTTTGTTTCGACAGCCAA AGGTGTTTTCCAGTCGTTTGTCGAGCGACATTTCCCGGCGCCCGATCGCAATCGCATCAATCGCATTCTCGGCCTCTACGATGACACACCGACGCCTCTGTCTTCCGTCACGGAGAgtgccgcagccgccgctgccaacaacaacaacaatggcaagaACGGCGGACGAGGCAAGCGGAagggcggcggcggtgtcCAGGCCAAGGCGTcgcagaagaaaaagaaaatgagcGCCGGCGCATGGCAAATgagcgacagcgacgaggAGGCAGCCCACACGCCCAGTCGAGACTTTGGCGCCAACTCGAATAGCGACAGCGAGGGAGCCAACAGCGACGAGGCCTatgccgaggaggaggacgaggacgaggaggatgaggacgatgaGGATGCCGAGGAGGAGAACGATCGGGACAGCGATCGCAGGAGCGTGGCCAGTGATGCCAGCTCCGATTTCAATCCGTTCttcagtggcagcgacagcgacattGATCCCTGGGTGAATGCGCGCAGCAAGAAGCCCACCAAGAAGGCCCAGAAGAAGGTCAAGAAGAAGGtgaagaaggaaaagaaggAATCCCAGCCAGCCTCCagcgccaccagcaccaccaccacacccgcaacagcaacaacaactggcagcgatgccagtgccagtgccagtgccagcagcagttctGTTATGTCCGCCGCTGTGGTTGCCGCTCTGACGGCGGCCAAGACACGCAAGTCGCAGCAATCAACTCAGGACAAGATCCAGGATCTGCTGCAGAAGAAGCAAGAGCTCAAGGGCACCGTCACGCCCGTGGGCGTCAATGGGGTAAAGCTGAACTACGGCCCACCGCCCAAGGATGCCATCGAGCGGGCCTGCACCatgaaggaggagctgctgcgcaagATTGAGCGTCTCGGCTCCCGCCTGCCACCGAACACACTCGATCAGCTGATCGACGAACTCGGCGGACCCGACAACGTCGCCGAAATGACAGGCCGTCGGGGCCGTGTCGTCCAGAATGACGATGGCTCCATACAGTACGAGTCGCGCACAGAGGCCGATGTGCCGCTGGAGACGCTAAACATTACGGAGAAGCAGCGCTTCATGGATGGCCAAAAGGATGTGGCCATCATCTCGGAGGCCGCCTCCAGCGGCATATCCCTGCAGAGCGATCGTCGGGTGTTCAATCAGCGTCGGCGTGTTCACATTACCCTGGAGCTGCCGTGGTCCGCCGACCGGGCCATTCAGCAATTTGGCCGCACCCATCGTTCCAATCAGGTGAATGCCCCCGAGTATATTTTCCTCATTTCGGATCTGGCCGGTGAGCGACGTTTCGCCTCGACAGTGGCCAAGCGCCTGGAGTCACTCGGGGCGCTCACCCACGGCGATCGTCGGGCCACCGAGACGCGTGACTTGTCCCAGTTCAACATTGACAACAAGTACGGCCGTCAGGCGCTCGAGACGGTGATGCGCACGATTATGGGCTACGAGGCGCCGCTTGTGCCGCCGCCCACCGACTACAATGGCGAGTTCTTCAAGGACATTGCTGGGGCCTTGGTCGGTGTGGGCATCATTGTGAACAGCGAGAGCCATCCGGGCGTACTCAGTCTGGACAAGGACTACAATAACATATCAAAGTTTCTCAATCGCATTCTCGGCTGTCCCGTGGATCTGCAGAATCGTTTGTTCAAGTATTTCACCGACACCATGACGGCCATCATACAGCAGGCGAAGCGTGGCGGTCGCTTCGATTTGGGCATTGTGG ATTTGGGCGCTGCTGGGGAGAATGTGATTCGTGTGCGTTTGATACGTTTTATGCGCAAACATGCCACCGGTGTGGCACCCACAGAGCTGCACACGGTGCGCGTGGAACGTGGCATGATCTGGCAGGAGGCCATCGACAA ATATGCCGATCTGTTCAACGACAATGAGGGCTTCTATTTGTCACATCAGCTCCGTAACCAGAAGCGCACAGCCATACTGGTCGTTGTGCTggaacagcagccgccacgtaacagcagcagcagcagcagcagcaccaccgatACGgatggtggcagcagcaacagcaagaagaAAAAGGCTCGCACCAAGAGGGAGATTATGTGCCAGATCTATAGACCCAATACGGGCCTGCAGGTGCGCCACGAATCGCTCTTTGAGCTGGAGAAAAAGTACAGAAAGGTGGACAGCGAAGAGGCGGAGACCCACTGGACAGAGCAGTATGATGCCTCGGTGAACACGTGCTCGCACGCCTATTGGAATGGCAATTGTCGGAATGTGAGCCTCGGCAACGATTGTGAG GTGGGCCTCAGGCAGCGGCTGTACCATGTGCTGGCCGGATCGGTGCTGTCAGTTTGGGGACGTGTCGAGCACATATTGAATACACGTTccaacagcaaaatgcaagTGATACGCATGAAGACGACCGAGGGCGAGAAAATTGTGGGCACCATGATACCAAAATCATGTTTCGATCTCCTGATGAACGATCTGAGTAGCGATTccgagaagaaggaggagttAAACTTctaa